One genomic region from Cardiocondyla obscurior isolate alpha-2009 linkage group LG19, Cobs3.1, whole genome shotgun sequence encodes:
- the Arfrp1 gene encoding ADP-ribosylation factor-related protein 1, protein MYTLLHGLYKYLVQKDEYFILILGLDNAGKTTYLEAAKTKFTRNYKGMNPSKITTTVGLNIGKIDIAGVSFNFWDLGGQEELQSLWDKYYAESHAVIYIVDSSDRDRIPDSKETFDKVISSEHLTGVPLLVLANKQDVPDCMGVREVKPIFNQNAHLIGRRDCMVMPVSALNGDGVDEGIHWLVDCVKRNSDIRPPRNQDDNSLS, encoded by the exons TGTACAAGTATTTGGTGCAGAAGGACGAGTACTTCATATTGATTCTGGGGCTTGACAATGCAGGGAAAACG ACTTACTTGGAGGCGGCGAAGACGAAGTTTACGAGAAATTACAAAGGTATGAATCCGAGCAAGATCACGACCACCGTGGGCCTGAACATCGGCAAGATCGACATCGCCGGGGTTTCCTTTAATTTCTGGGATCTTGGTGGTCAAGAAGAACTTCAGTCTTTATGGGATAAG TATTATGCAGAATCTCATGCTGTGATTTACATCGTCGATTCGTCTGACCGTGATAGAATACCAGATTCCAAAGAAACTTTCG ataaagTAATATCGTCCGAGCATCTGACTGGCGTACCATTATTGGTATTAGCAAATAAGCAGGATGTGCCCGATTGTATGGGTGTCAGAGAAGTGAAACCGATATTCAATCAAAATGCACACTTAATCGGCAGAAGAGATTGCATGGTAATGCCTGTCTCCGCCCTTAATGG GGACGGAGTAGACGAAGGCATACACTGGCTGGTGGATTGCGTCAAGCGAAACAGTGATATACGGCCGCCTCGCAATCAGGACGATAATTCCTTATCTTAG